CGACGGCGTCGAGGACGCGGCCGCGTTTGTCGATTTTGAAAAAGCCGTAGACTACGGCGTGTATTTGAATTGCGCCGAAGAAGGCGCGTGAGGCGGAAGGGTCGTTGCTGACTAGTCGCATTGCCTCGGTTTCGATGGGGTCGATGTCAGTGAAGTCGCGTTGCATGGTGTTCCAGTCGACGTGCACGCGGACGACGCGCGCTAGGAAGGATTCCGTGTTGAGTTCTTTGACGAGGTATGTTGTGCCTTGGTGGAGGAAAATCCCGCCTTCGTAGATTGTGAACAAGGCGCGCGAGACCTCGATTTCTTCGAGAACTATGTTGCGGTTGTTGGTTGTGTCTATCACGGCGAAGTGTTGTTCTTCCGTGTCGCGGATTGAGACGCTGCGGGAGGGCTGCGGGCGGAAGCGTGGGTGGCAGTGGTAGAAGCCAAGTGGATCTTTGGTGAGGCGGGTTGGAGCCAGGGCAAGTAGCTGTTGCCCGAAGTAGATGCTGTCTTCTTCGGGGCGGATAGGCATCTCGAATGCCGCACATTGGACGTGGCCTTCGAGGATGAGCTCATTGGATAGATCGATCTGCAGCTCGCAATTTGGCCGTGTGAATATCTCGTTGGGATTCTGCATGTAGTGTTGGTCAGTTGGGTATCTGTCCCCGACCAGGACGGAAAGAGAGTCCTTGTTACGTCGTCCAGCGCGACCGCTTTGTTGGCGTAGATTGGAGATCGAGTATGGGAATCCCATAGTGATTACTGCATCCAGGGATCCAATATCAACGCCCAGTTCCAGAGCATTGGTAGCCACGATTCCCATCAACTTTCCCTCGAACATTTCCTTTTCGATTTGGCGTCGATCTTGAGGGCTATACCCGCCTCGATAACCCATCACTAGGTTGCCGATTTCGGTTCGCCCGAGTCTTTCAAACTCGGCGCGCACGCCTTGTAATAGAATCTCACAGAGCTTTCTGATTCGGCAGAAAGCAATGACTCTCACGCCTTTAAGGATGAGCTGGCAAAACAACCTCGCAGTTTCAGTGACAATGTCAGCGCGCCCAGAGCGAGGATCTTTAGGATCTTTGAATGGCGTGTTCCAGCAAACAAACTCCTTGCGACCAGAGGGAGATCCATCGAAATCGACGAGTTTCACATCCTGCACCCCGAAGACAGACTTCATGTGATCCTCTGGGTTTGCTACAGTAGCAGAGCAAGATATGAATTTAACATGACGATTGCCCACCGCAGCACAGATCCTGCGAAGACGGCGCATGATAAAAGCGACGTGAGACCCAAATAGGCCGTTGTAGACGTGCAGTTCGTCGACAACAACGAACTTCAGATTCTTCAAAAAGGTACGCCAGGTACTCTCCTGCGGTAGAATGGTGACATGAAGCATGTCGGGATTGGTGAAAATGATCCGCGCCTCATCACGAATCACGTTCCGGCTCCCCATTGGCGTGTCCCCATCAAAGGTTTCTACCATTGTGTGTTGCAGCCCGTTCATATACTGAAGCAGATCCATCATGCTGCGGCGCTGATCTTGTGCCAGAGCCTTAGTGGGGAAGATATACATCCCCCTGCTCTCCGGATCCTTTTCGAGCTCATGCAGCATGGGGACTTGATAGATGAGGGATTTTCCCGAGCTCGTCGACGTCGACACAATCACATTATGACCGTCGTATAGGTGGTTAATTGCCTCTGTTTGATGAGCATACATTTGGGTGATTCCTTTTGTGTTATACAGAGCATTGACAAGGTCCTGCGAGAGTGGGAATGTCAAATCTCCGTAAACAGGAGACTGGGCTTCGAATACTCGATGGCCTTCTGGCACAATCTGCGCATGATACCAATCCATCTCCCGAATCTCTGCAATTATTTCATCAATAGACTTTCGCTCCTTGGGGATCGTCGTTGGCAGCTTCACCGCAAGAACGGTATTTGTCCCACTGCTTGGAGGGGTGGGCAGAAAATCATTCTTCTCCTGTTCAAGAGCATCCACTGGATCAGTATTTTTGTCTTCGCATTGAACCAAAAAATCATTCAAAGCGTCTGAGAACTTGGCATTTCGTTTTTCAATCAAACCCAGCATCTGCTTTTGGCTGTAGACGGGCATTTTCATGTCCTCATCTTTCATGCGACGTATAGATTTCATAGGTTCCCCAGTCTTCGGGTTCAGGACTTCCCGTTTCAGATCGCCGTCTATAAACTCAAACAGCAGAGCTTGCTTTGTGTCGTCTAGATCGCCACTTCTGGCGTCTTCGGCCATGTCCATGTCTGCCGTAAATGCGAGACTGGATCGCTTGTGCAACCCATACTGAGTTATCTCTTCATCGCCAACAGTCATTACTTCCAACTTGGCTTCGTCCACATATTCGAAGCGGACCGCCCCGGGTATTATGACTTTCACACGTGCGACATCCTCAACAGTGAGTTCTCGTCCTTGACCAAGTTGGGCCTGTACTGCCTTTTTAATGTTTTCAAATGTGGTGGCAAAGTGTTTTCGCGTGCAGCAAAATGTATAGACGAGATTCAAGGCGCGATGGGTTTGCGAGAGACGCTTGAAAGCATCTGGCAATGGCGCAGATGGGGTTCGTTTCGCGGGCTTCAGCCGCTTCGAGGGAAATTTCTTCCCTTTGCCCGTTTTTTTGGCGGCCGTAGTTCTGGTAGACCCGCCTATGTGCACATTTGGTTCATTGGGGGGAGGATCGGCCGTGGCCGAGGGAGCAGAGTCTTGGGGCGACGCGTTCAAGGGTGAAGGCACATTGGACTCGAAGCCGCAATCGCTGGCATGAGTTCGTTGCCGTTTTAACGATGATTTTTTCAGAGGTATCGATAAGGAGCCCGACATGTCGAAGCTCCATAATGCTCTTTGTTGCAGTTGAAGTCGATATAGGTCCTAAGTTGACGGGAAACGCGAGGTCACGTGTGCCAATATCACCTAAATTGGCTATgcgttccaaggttcttaAAGTGGCCAATACTCAGGCCTCTACATCTATAACCTTGAAAATCCTTGTTTAGTTGATTATAGCTAGTTTATGTCGAATAGTAAGGCGTATTGGAACTGTTCATGAAGGAATAACATGACATGCACTATCGGCACCTAATTGTATGTACTCCCGAGTGGTTTGCAGGGTGACTACACACCAGGGGGGGCCCCCCTGGCCGCTCAGTTGGTTTACGAGCCTGAGGCTCCCCACCAAGGATTCATGTGTGCCTTAACCATATCATTACCTTAATTAACTAACTAGATATTTACCTATAGACTATATGCTAATTTTGCTTCGCTTCGCTCAGCAAATAACGGAATTTTCATCTAGTTTAGTATCTAGCCTAAAGCTTGCTCCGCGTCTTCTATGAAGGTTTGAATCAGGGCAGATGTAAAGGCCATTGTAGTTGCAAGACAGTACCGGGAAGTAGGCCAACAACATCTGGCCTTTTGGGAGAAGCCCCTGTGTCGCGTAAGATGGCCGCGAACCCAATTCTACCGATTGCTAAAGGAGCTTTGAAATGAATATCTCGATTTCTGTATCCATTGTTGTCTGAAAGGCCTACCGATCAAGCTCGCATTTGACTCTCTTGGGTTCAAAGAAAACCCATTGACCTAAGACCAACTCACCATCTGCAATTTCTTGTTTCGATTTTTGACCAAGGAGCTTTCAAATTTGGAATCCCCATTTCGTGAATTGCGTTTCAGACTAGTTCTTGCTATGGGTCATTGAAGACAAGTACGTCAACGTGATAACATAAAGGCAGGGAAACATACAAAGTCTACCCAAGTAATGGAAGAAGATTCAATATCTACACAAGTGAAGTGTATGAAAGATCGCCAATGAACTGCAATATAAAGAAGTCGGAGCCTCCCTCATGAGAGAagcggctttttttttggtttttttctAAGTTTTCTATTATTTACAAATGTATCTTCATGACTGATCAACTCAAATTTGCTCCATGATATCCTTTAGTACATCAAACAATTCGCCGGACTGCTTCTCATTACCGAGCTGGATTGCATCATTTAATGTTAGTGTTCTGAGCATTCAATTTGAAATGAAAAGAATTTAGACACTTACCCGGAGAAGAAGGCTCACGACCTTCCCGTCTTCGTTGCTGGCGAGATAAATATCCCGAGTGGTCGGGCGAGAACTCTTGGCATCACCAAAGGGCATGCTATGCCAAACCGCACTGTTCAACATAACACGCAGGGCACCATCGGCACGCATGATAATGCGGCCAGATTTCTTTCCGTTGGATTCCGTCTTGAGGTTAACCTTGAAGGTGCCGGTACCACGCTCCTTCCATTTCTTGTCGTCAAAATAATACAGCTTGGCCTTAGCTGTGAACTCGGTGCTCTCATTTTCTTCGCCGGTTTCAACTGGGGGTTCACGTCTGAATGAGTTTCTGGCCATATTTGGGATCCTGGGGGAAGGCAACAAGGGGTCCATACCAGTTTGTGCGTGGAAACGCTTGTCGGTCTTCTCGGCAACAAAGGTGTCATCCGTTTCACCAACTGGTTCATTGTCACTATCTTCGTTGTCGGATTGTTTGGCGCCAAGGGTCTTATCACTAGACTCGCCAAAGGAAACGGGGGCATTCGGAGACACGAAGCTGGTCAGTTTACCACTTGCGCCAGAGAAGCTGGTGGGGGTATTGGCAGATGcgaaactggccagtttaCCGGCGGTTCCGGGGAAAGCGGAGGGAGCATTAGGAGACGCGAAACTGGTGAGTTTACCAGACAAAGCCGGGAAAGCGCTGCCAAATGCAGAGAAACCGGATCCGAGGGTACCGAAACCAGAAGTCGAGGCACCGCTGGTTGCAAAAGGCGAAGTTTCAGATGTCAACTTAGTTGCAGGCATTGCGAAAGGTGAAGGTGCGttggcagcagcagccattCCGAATGCACTCGCAGTGAAAGTCTATCAGAAGCAAGTGTTAgtggaagatggaagtaaAAGCTGGGGAAGTCGAGGTAGCAAACTCGCCTGGTCCACCTTAGCCTTGCGCTCCTCCGAATTGTCTCGAGGTCTCTTCTTCTCGGGTTGTCCTTCGGCAGTAGATTTTTCGTCCGAAGTTGTCTCAGTCAAGCCGGGTGCGGGCTCAGTCGCAATGTAGGAGTTCTTCGAGGCACCATCCTCAAGCTCTTCTCGGCTCCGTTTCTTATTGAGGGTTTGTGAAGACTCATCCTCGTTTCCGCCGGCGGTCATTTCAAGATTCTGTGGGAATTGAGAGATGTTAGAATCAAATTCTTCAACCTTGGGTCTAGGGGAATCGGGGTTCGTTGGACTGTATGGGACAGGAGGCGGGGAAGACGGGTATTCAGGTGAACGGTAGTCAGGCAGGGATTCTTCAGATGAAGAATCTCCAATTGACTCAGGCTCTTCATAGATGTGGAATGAAGGGTCATCTTGTATGTAGGATTCAAGTGAACGATGCCCATGGGAAGGCTGCCCAGATGAAGGCTGCCCAGATGAAGGCTGCCCAGATGAAGGCTGCCCAGATGAAGGCTGCCCAGATGAAGGCTGCCCAGATGAAGGCTGCTCAGGGGAAGGCTGCTCAGGGGAAGGCTGCTCAGGGGAAGGCTGCTCAGGGGAAGAATGTCCAGGGGAAGGGTGTCCAGGGGAAGGGTGACCTGGAGAAGGGTGTCCAGATGGATTTATAGGCTTTGCAGAAGGAATAGTGATGTGGATTTTGGAAGATTCGCCTGCGGCGGATCTCGAATTCGGGGAAGCCAGGGAGGCCGCCCCGGCTGTCACCTTGAGACCGATCTCAACAGGAATGATCAAATGGCTAATTTGCTCGTATCCACCGATTGAGATCTTGATCTCAAGGTCCAGGGGAAGCTGAACTTTGGTGATTTCGGGGGTGTGGCTCATGATCGGGTTGTGGGATAGAGGTGTATTGTGAACTGGAGTGTTCGCAGGTGCTGTGGGGAGCACATGGTCACTCACATCTTGGGTGGTCGCATCTTCGGGGATTCTGGCGTGATTGGAATTGTGTTCCGTGGCGTTATCCGGGGTGCACTCTCGGGATCGCTTGGTTGGGGGTGTGTCAGTGGCCCCATCTGTGTTGTCGAGAGAGCGCTTTCGGTTTGCACGCGCAGAGCCGTCTTTTTCGCCCACCGAGTCAAGTTTGGTCGCCTTGAGTTGTTGTCGCACAGGGCGTTCGCCGCTGTCATTGTCGGAGGGAGGCGACTGCGCGGTTACTGTCAAGACAACATTGTCAGATCATATCAACGCTGGAGAAAGCCATGGCCCAGAATGGGTATCTTGTATCTAAATGAGAGCTGCAGGGCGGAACAAAGACGAATCACTGGATTAAAGCGCACCTCTGTGGTCCATTTTCAGTTGCTCTGTTTCCAGAGCTTTGGAAGTTGTCAGCAAAACTGCCCAACTATGTGGGGGATTTTGAGGCTATGCGCTCAAGCAATGATGACATACCACCTGCCGAGGAGTTATTCTCACGGGAAGCAGAAGCCATAGTGTTTCCTCCAAAGGACGAACTTGTCAAAGATATTGGGTGTTCTAGATACCGGATCGAAATTGAGTGGAGCGGAGCTTCCGACAGGTTACGATAACCGCGGATAAACAGATCGGATCGATTGGGACCGGCCGAATCGACGAAGAATGTAAAATTTGAAGTTCTCGAACTTTGCGAACAGACGAGCAAGAGGACGGAGAGGTGGAAAGGtgagagaagaaggaaaagataGCTTGCCGGTTCTTATAACTTGACCGCCGGGTGCGGGGCCCAACAAACGGGTTCTCTGAATAGCAAAAATGTGAATGGAAATGGGAACAAAGCATATTCATCTAATAAAACAATCGTCTATTGTTGCCTAGTTACCTCGGCGGATACAGTTTGCATAGATTTAATTCAAAATGTGGATATACCGGTATCCGCGCTATTCTAGTACAATCCAATTTTGTTATGAGTATTCATTGCGTCAATACCTTATCAGAGGCATGTGATGGAGACGTTTCTCGGCTGCTGAGCACAAATCACAACAGAAAGGTTTTAACTGATGAAGCAGAGACACCCGATCGCAATGTAGAACACAAACAGCGGGTACACTGCGATGCCGACTCGGTTCCGCACCACTCCCGAGCCTCCTAAGATGCTAACTCCAGCTGCTAAAGACCATGCGACTAACACAAGATATACTGGTATCCGTGCAATGGTATGAAGTCTCAGCGCACTCAGCATTGCGGCAATGACCAAGGGGAAAAGTGTATAACCGATTATGCAGATCGACTGAAAGAAAGAACTAATAGGCCGAGACCGCAATGTCAGTAAGCCGCGATATTTGGGGGACGGTTCAAAGAACACTTACATCTTGCCACCAAGCAGCTTAATTTGAAGAGTCACAGCCGCTTCTCCGATCCAGACAAGACAGAAAACACCCGAGAAGACCACTGACGATTGATCACCCTTTGCGATAGACAAGAACAAACTTAGGACCAGGCAAAAGACAAGAGGTCCCCTAGATTAAACCTATGGTTAGTTTTTGCAGATTTTGCGTGTGTAAGGTAGCTTACCAGAGATCCCAGTCCCGCAAGCCCTCGCTCATGCCACCCTGCAGGACCACGTCGGCATCCGGCCAGCGTCCAACGAGTCCCCGAATGTTACCACCAAATCCAGACACACCACCTTGCTCAGAATCAGCTGTACCGCTGCCTCCACGCTGCATCATTCCTCCAAGCAAGTATTTCGGCCAAAGCACCTGGCGCATTTTCTCCCACACGGCAATCAAGTCGCGTGACAATGTCTCCCAGACGCTTTCGTCAATTGTATTTTGTGTCGCACGGCGATCTTCACCACCAATAGAGGAAGCTAAGTAGTTGCCGTAGCCAGAAGCATTGCCTCGGTTGGCTGAGCTGGATTCGATGTTACCTCGCAGAGGGGTCGTGTCGGAGGTACCGCGTAGAGGGTCGTCGGCGTCAACGGCTAGAAACACATCGAATTAGAATCTTTTTGATGTGCCGGTAGTTAATAAGGGTAAAGAAAGTACCCACCATCATCAGCTTCGATCAAATCATCGCCAAGGAGGGAGTCGTCATCATGGGGCTCATCATGGGGGTGGCCTTGGTGTATGGTAGCCATGGTCCACGTGGTATGGTCGCGATGGTCGAAAGACTAGCACGAAAATGGCACCTCCTTTAATTTAGTCGTTTCAGAGGCGAAGTCGACAGCAAAGGTAAAGGCAATCGAGGAGTATGCAAGCGAGTTGGCCAAGCTGTCCCGGAAAGGCTAGAGTGGCATTACGTACTGGGTCACGGGCAAGGTTCCCCAGGCACGTTTTTGTTCCAACATTCACTTCAACAATGCACGTCTTGCATGCACATCACaggatttttgattttgaatcATTTCAAAAGCCTTCTATTTTCCTAAACTTTATAACCATCTTATGTGGTTAATTTGACAATCAGTTTTCTTTGATACCATCAACATAAGGCTCCTCCTGATACACATCGTACATGTACTTGCTTCCAGTATGATCAGCCCTGAGCTCTTTCTGTTCCTTGTCAAAGACCTTCTTACGAGCGGCGAGAGATGTCTCTGAGGGATTTGGATGCTCGGGCTAAACCCTGCGTCGCTTTAGCTCGGGGATGAGTAGGTCAACCACCTCCTTAAAAGTGCCAGGCGTGGCGACATAGGCAAGATTGCACCCATCGAGGTCAGCCTCTTGGATCCAACGCTCTGTCTCTTCGGCAACTGTAGCAGGGCTTCCAATAGCCACCGGGTCGAGACCACCAATTGCAGCCCTCTCGGCAATCACGCGAGGAGTCCAACGCGGGATTTCCTTGCTAGTCGTGAGTAATGAGTCAAGCCAGCCAGTGACTTTGTTTGCCTCCAAAGAGCCTAAAATTGTGGTTTCTTGATCCAGAGCGATTTTGGAAATGTCGATTCCAGTCCATCCGCTGAAAAGAACCAGTCCTTCAACCACCGAGGCGTACTTCTTGAGCTCCTCGTACTTGGCCCTTGCCTCTTCGTCAGTCTTACCTATAATGGGTGCGAAGGTACTAAAGAGCTTGATTGATGCGGATCACGGCCCCATTCTGCAGCTAGCTTGCGGATATTTGCAATCTTCGGCTGCAACACCGCTGGTGAGTGGGAAGAGACGAAGGTTGCCTCAGCGTGTGTCGAAATTCTATACGCAAACCACCGAGCCAGTCTTCAAAATCATCACCCTAATCGAGTTGTGGGAATGCAACTCGCTTATGGAGCACCTTCAACTAGTCATCTGCCTGGCGGTACCGTTCGTCAAGCTCAATTGGAATATCCATATCGGTGGTTTTGAAAGCCGCTTTCTTATATGAAGTCACAATGTTCCAACTCATTCGGCCATTGGTCAAATGATTCAAGGCTGAGAAACGCTTGGCCACCAAAAAGGGCTGCTCAAATGAATTCGAGGCGGTGATTCCAAATGACAGATTCTGTGTCACTGCAGCCATTGCCGAAATGGGCTAATATGAAAGTTAGAGTCTGATCTGAATTTTCGCGTTGTTGAAACTCACGGCAGTCGGGTCTTTCACTGGCCATTGTGCCGCACGTCGAATACACTCGCCCAGTATGCCTTCATAAGTATCATGGCCTCCAGTTGTATCTGCCAGGAACAATGCGTTGATTCCATCGCGCTTCCAACAACTTCGCCAACTCTATCCAGTACCCAAGCGTTCTCTTGGTTGCAGACTTGTCTTTGGCATTCTGCGGAGCTGTCAGCGTTTTGGTCCTTGGACTTCAATTCATACACTAACCTTCCATTGTCCAGGAGGTAGATGTCCCACGGTCGACACATTGAAAGCATTGAGCAAGATTTGTTATTTTCAAGTGCTGGCGGAGCCATTCTGGCTAGTAGCTGCAGTGTCTCCCCTGATTCACAGTTTTCAGTACAAAAGACGCTTTCTTTCTTTATCGCGTTCGGAATTTCCTCACGCAGATGAAGCGTTAGAATATGTTGATATTGCAAATTGATCAACCCACTTGGAACTCTTAAATCGTTGTTTCATGTGAGAAGTAGAGAATGTACCAAATGGTATTATGTACATGATGCAAAAATATGCAAACGCCATCTATAGCCCCCTGTGTGATATACAAACATAATACAATCGGGACCTCACTCGGTCTCGTCGTGTCCAAGCTCACGAATGTGATTAAGCCTTAACCA
Above is a genomic segment from Penicillium digitatum chromosome 3, complete sequence containing:
- a CDS encoding Pleckstrin homology-like domain; translated protein: MASASRENNSSAGALETEQLKMDHRVTAQSPPSDNDSGERPVRQQLKATKLDSVGEKDGSARANRKRSLDNTDGATDTPPTKRSRECTPDNATEHNSNHARIPEDATTQDNLEMTAGGNEDESSQTLNKKRSREELEDGASKNSYIATEPAPGLTETTSDEKSTAEGQPEKKRPRDNSEERKAKVDQTFTASAFGMAAAANAPSPFAMPATKLTSETSPFATSGASTSGFGTLGSGFSAFGSAFPALSGKLTSFASPNAPSAFPGTAGKLASFASANTPTSFSGASGKLTSFVSPNAPVSFGESSDKTLGAKQSDNEDSDNEPVGETDDTFVAEKTDKRFHAQTVETGEENESTEFTAKAKLYYFDDKKWKERGTGTFKVNLKTESNGKKSGRIIMRADGALRVMLNSAVWHSMPFGDAKSSRPTTRDIYLASNEDGKVVSLLLRLGNEKQSGELFDVLKDIMEQI
- a CDS encoding Yip1 domain → MATIHQGHPHDEPHDDDSLLGDDLIEADDAVDADDPLRGTSDTTPLRGNIESSSANRGNASGYGNYLASSIGGEDRRATQNTIDESVWETLSRDLIAVWEKMRQVLWPKYLLGGMMQRGGSGTADSEQGGVSGFGGNIRGLVGRWPDADVVLQGGMSEGLRDWDLWGPLVFCLVLSLFLSIAKGDQSSVVFSGVFCLVWIGEAAVTLQIKLLGGKISFFQSICIIGYTLFPLVIAAMLSALRLHTIARIPVYLVLVAWSLAAGVSILGGSGVVRNRVGIAVYPLFVFYIAIGCLCFIS
- a CDS encoding Nitrilotriacetate monooxygenase component A/pristinamycin IIA synthase subunit A; translated protein: MLSMCRPWDIYLLDNGRMPKTSLQPRERLDTTGGHDTYEGILGECIRRAAQWPVKDPTAPISAMAAVTQNLSFGITASNSFEQPFLVAKRFSALNHLTNGRMSWNIVTSYKKAAFKTTDMDIPIELDERTFAPIIGKTDEEARAKYEELKKYASVVEGLVLFSGWTGIDISKIALDQETTILGSLEANKVTGWLDSLLTTSKEIPRWTPRVIAERAAIGGLDPVAIGSPATVAEETERWIQEADLDGCNLAYVATPGTFKEVVDLLIPELKRRRV
- a CDS encoding DEAD/DEAH box helicase, putative, coding for MSGSLSIPLKKSSLKRQRTHASDCGFESNVPSPLNASPQDSAPSATADPPPNEPNVHIGGSTRTTAAKKTGKGKKFPSKRLKPAKRTPSAPLPDAFKRLSQTHRALNLVYTFCCTRKHFATTFENIKKAVQAQLGQGRELTVEDVARVKVIIPGAVRFEYVDEAKLEVMTVGDEEITQYGLHKRSSLAFTADMDMAEDARSGDLDDTKQALLFEFIDGDLKREVLNPKTGEPMKSIRRMKDEDMKMPVYSQKQMLGLIEKRNAKFSDALNDFLVQCEDKNTDPVDALEQEKNDFLPTPPSSGTNTVLAVKLPTTIPKERKSIDEIIAEIREMDWYHAQIVPEGHRVFEAQSPVYGDLTFPLSQDLVNALYNTKGITQMYAHQTEAINHLYDGHNVIVSTSTSSGKSLIYQVPMLHELEKDPESRGMYIFPTKALAQDQRRSMMDLLQYMNGLQHTMVETFDGDTPMGSRNVIRDEARIIFTNPDMLHVTILPQESTWRTFLKNLKFVVVDELHVYNGLFGSHVAFIMRRLRRICAAVGNRHVKFISCSATVANPEDHMKSVFGVQDVKLVDFDGSPSGRKEFVCWNTPFKDPKDPRSGRADIVTETARLFCQLILKGVRVIAFCRIRKLCEILLQGVRAEFERLGRTEIGNLVMGYRGGYSPQDRRQIEKEMFEGKLMGIVATNALELGVDIGSLDAVITMGFPYSISNLRQQSGRAGRRNKDSLSVLVGDRYPTDQHYMQNPNEIFTRPNCELQIDLSNELILEGHVQCAAFEMPIRPEEDSIYFGQQLLALAPTRLTKDPLGFYHCHPRFRPQPSRSVSIRDTEEQHFAVIDTTNNRNIVLEEIEVSRALFTIYEGGIFLHQGTTYLVKELNTESFLARVVRVHVDWNTMQRDFTDIDPIETEAMRLVSNDPSASRAFFGAIQIHAVVYGFFKIDKRGRVLDAVAVDNPPIDRLARGMWLDVPTRAIDILQSHRLNVAAAIHAAEHAVLSLLPSFVVSSPGDVRTECKVAKKELGRPLRRANVPSEFEEKLKPPSRQRPARLTFYDAKGGPCGSGIASKAFEFIGLLLRRAVARIESCSCRSPQGCVECVCDERCKDMNVVMSKAGAGAILRCLLGWEVDVDALPWGEDVEGDDLGVGGAGELAGGVETVVKAEEVPWKAGCRIGR